Proteins co-encoded in one Streptococcus ruminicola genomic window:
- a CDS encoding LytR/AlgR family response regulator transcription factor: protein MDYIIVTKGRVSIKIKLVDIYYIGTIEGKPHVLKIVTEDACYEIYGKLKEIKEQAPHIFTRCHKKYLVNLAYVKGINKGNQQIVFINSKVKSIKCSRRCLKEVIQTWENL from the coding sequence ATGGATTATATTATTGTAACAAAGGGAAGGGTATCAATAAAAATTAAACTTGTGGATATTTACTATATTGGGACTATAGAAGGAAAACCACATGTCTTGAAAATTGTGACAGAAGATGCTTGTTATGAGATATACGGGAAATTAAAGGAAATTAAAGAGCAAGCCCCTCACATTTTTACACGTTGTCACAAAAAATATCTGGTCAATCTTGCTTATGTCAAAGGGATTAATAAGGGAAATCAACAGATTGTTTTTATAAATAGTAAGGTCAAAAGCATCAAATGCTCAAGGCGTTGCTTGAAAGAAGTTATACAAACTTGGGAAAATTTATAG